The Pseudodesulfovibrio sp. zrk46 genome contains a region encoding:
- a CDS encoding OsmC family protein: MSTVKFERLDENRDKFVVGAKAVPEIIMDFSSITPEERNSEAMGSRILGVAALACYTNTMVNAFKRQGVEVKSLTGSATASKDKDEVNRTRYCELEINIEVGLEEKDREVFESVKDNMLNGSLLTYSLEEGMEVDYNIEMVVA, translated from the coding sequence ATGTCTACCGTAAAATTCGAACGTCTCGACGAGAACCGTGACAAGTTTGTTGTTGGCGCAAAGGCCGTCCCTGAAATCATCATGGATTTCTCCTCCATCACCCCGGAAGAGCGCAACTCCGAAGCCATGGGTTCCCGCATCCTCGGTGTGGCCGCACTGGCTTGCTACACCAACACCATGGTCAACGCCTTCAAGCGTCAGGGTGTTGAAGTGAAGTCCCTCACCGGTTCCGCCACCGCTTCCAAGGACAAGGACGAGGTCAACCGTACCCGTTACTGCGAGCTGGAGATCAACATCGAAGTCGGTCTGGAAGAGAAGGACCGCGAGGTCTTCGAGTCCGTTAAGGACAACATGCTCAACGGCTCCCTGCTGACCTACTCCCTCGAAGAGGGCATGGAAGTCGATTACAACATCGAAATGGTCGTTGCCTAG
- a CDS encoding DMT family transporter encodes MTTATMTPTASVEELKMQQDVSFAKKGLVFAVLSGMSWGLGGVILSLAFAAPLFLEEAYWLLAPLTVGALHDSFCALWLLGFNTVTGRLKELGRTLRSKTVRPVVLGAIFGGPIAMSSYMLGVKFAGPAYVMPITALYPAVASIFAAIFLKEKIGMRAWCGLFLCVVGGIVIGYTPPEGSLGNEFYLGIAFALVATFGWGIEGVLATSGMDLLDPAVALNVRQITSSTVYMLVVLPLAGGYVLLGPGLMDASIGWVFPVAALAGAFSYLCWYRAMNMTGVSRAMAINITYSLWGIFFSAVFTEVEITANIIIGALVITTGMVLVVGNPKEMTSLRDV; translated from the coding sequence ATGACCACCGCAACCATGACCCCCACGGCTTCCGTGGAGGAACTCAAAATGCAGCAGGACGTTTCCTTTGCCAAAAAAGGACTCGTCTTTGCCGTATTGTCCGGCATGAGCTGGGGGCTGGGGGGCGTCATCCTCAGTCTGGCATTTGCTGCTCCATTGTTTCTGGAGGAGGCATACTGGCTGCTGGCTCCCCTGACCGTTGGCGCGCTGCACGACTCGTTCTGCGCCCTGTGGCTGCTGGGATTCAATACCGTCACCGGTCGACTCAAGGAGCTGGGCCGTACGCTGCGCTCCAAGACTGTCCGTCCGGTTGTCCTTGGTGCCATCTTCGGCGGTCCCATTGCCATGTCGTCCTACATGCTCGGTGTGAAGTTCGCCGGTCCGGCCTATGTCATGCCCATCACGGCCCTGTATCCGGCTGTGGCGTCCATCTTTGCGGCCATCTTCCTGAAGGAGAAGATCGGTATGCGCGCATGGTGCGGTTTGTTCCTCTGCGTGGTCGGCGGCATCGTCATCGGCTACACGCCGCCCGAAGGCTCATTGGGCAATGAATTTTATCTTGGCATCGCATTTGCCTTGGTGGCCACTTTCGGATGGGGCATCGAAGGCGTGCTCGCGACCTCGGGCATGGATCTGCTCGATCCGGCCGTGGCCCTGAATGTCCGCCAGATTACTTCTTCCACCGTATACATGCTGGTGGTGCTGCCTTTGGCCGGTGGTTACGTGCTGCTCGGTCCCGGTCTGATGGATGCCTCCATCGGTTGGGTCTTCCCGGTAGCCGCCTTGGCCGGTGCGTTTTCCTACCTCTGCTGGTATCGCGCCATGAACATGACCGGCGTCAGCCGCGCCATGGCTATCAACATCACCTATTCCCTGTGGGGAATCTTCTTCTCCGCCGTATTCACCGAGGTGGAGATTACCGCCAACATCATCATCGGTGCACTGGTTATTACCACCGGGATGGTGCTGGTGGTCGGCAACCCCAAGGAAATGACCAGTCTCAGAGACGTCTAA
- a CDS encoding sigma 54-interacting transcriptional regulator yields MGGPTYEELFQHCQELKTQLEAYRGTKQQLEQSQRQLTRLFNNLPGMAYRCAIDEDHHPTLTFVSRGSIELFGVSPEFFTDQQTNVMETLAHPEDLISMRKEQEEAIIGNRPYKMLYRVCLDDDSRKWIWDQGECVYDDDGYPLYLEGIMIDISAQKMREFELLHENQKLQGAFEDRYKFGSIIGKSPGMRDVFKLIMKASKSDANVIILGETGTGKDLVAQTIHEQSGSGGAYVPVNCGAIPANLMESEFFGHKKGAFSGATSDRKGYLAAADGGTLFLDEVGEIDLALQVKLLRALESKLYTPVGGSEPQSSKFRLIAATNRDLAKMVKDGRMRSDFFFRLHVLPIRVPPLRDRLEDLPLLSAEFMKRYLGSDAEVPPVPGKVRAAFDSHHWPGNVRELQNVLERYLTFGEMVLSDFGIETAESPHELDGAIEAAESCSTLTEAMDVVERHMMLKALEKHHWKKGLTAKSLGLNMRTMQRKLKKHGI; encoded by the coding sequence ATGGGCGGACCTACATACGAAGAGTTGTTTCAGCATTGTCAGGAGCTGAAGACACAACTGGAGGCATACCGGGGGACCAAGCAACAGCTTGAACAGAGCCAGCGCCAATTGACGCGACTCTTCAACAACCTGCCGGGCATGGCATATCGTTGCGCCATTGACGAAGATCATCATCCGACGCTGACCTTTGTCAGTCGGGGCAGCATTGAACTTTTCGGCGTATCACCCGAGTTTTTCACCGATCAGCAGACCAACGTCATGGAGACGCTGGCCCATCCCGAAGACCTCATCTCCATGCGCAAGGAGCAGGAAGAGGCCATCATCGGCAATCGTCCCTACAAGATGCTGTACCGCGTGTGTCTGGATGACGACAGCCGCAAGTGGATCTGGGATCAGGGCGAGTGCGTCTATGATGACGACGGCTATCCGCTCTATCTCGAAGGCATCATGATCGATATCAGCGCCCAGAAGATGCGTGAGTTCGAGCTGCTTCACGAAAACCAGAAGCTGCAGGGGGCTTTTGAAGACCGCTACAAGTTCGGCAGCATCATCGGCAAAAGTCCCGGGATGCGTGATGTCTTCAAGCTGATCATGAAGGCGTCCAAGAGTGACGCCAACGTCATTATCCTGGGTGAGACCGGCACCGGTAAGGACCTGGTGGCCCAGACCATCCATGAGCAGAGCGGGTCCGGAGGGGCGTATGTCCCCGTCAACTGTGGTGCCATCCCAGCCAACCTGATGGAAAGCGAATTTTTCGGCCACAAGAAGGGCGCGTTCTCCGGTGCGACCTCGGATCGCAAGGGCTATCTCGCTGCTGCCGATGGCGGCACATTGTTCCTCGACGAAGTCGGTGAGATTGACCTCGCATTGCAGGTGAAGCTGCTCCGCGCTCTGGAGAGCAAGCTCTACACGCCCGTTGGCGGAAGTGAACCTCAGTCTTCCAAGTTCCGCCTCATCGCAGCGACTAACCGCGACCTCGCCAAGATGGTCAAGGATGGCCGCATGCGTTCGGATTTCTTTTTCCGTCTCCACGTTCTGCCTATCCGCGTGCCTCCCTTGCGAGACAGGCTGGAAGATCTGCCGTTGCTGAGCGCGGAATTCATGAAGCGGTATCTTGGTAGTGATGCCGAAGTACCGCCGGTTCCGGGCAAGGTTCGGGCCGCCTTTGACTCTCATCACTGGCCAGGCAACGTTCGTGAACTGCAAAACGTGCTGGAGCGATACCTCACCTTCGGGGAGATGGTGCTCAGCGATTTTGGTATCGAGACCGCCGAGTCTCCCCATGAACTGGATGGAGCCATTGAAGCGGCCGAATCGTGTTCCACGCTCACCGAAGCCATGGATGTGGTAGAGCGTCATATGATGCTCAAGGCCCTTGAAAAACATCACTGGAAAAAGGGCCTCACCGCAAAAAGTTTGGGATTAAATATGCGTACCATGCAACGAAAGTTGAAAAAACACGGTATTTAA
- a CDS encoding DMT family transporter has product MSWNTFKTTQAAGYLFIILGILNWSGNFVAARGLADSIDPATLNLLRWVGATLCFLPFAFQALWKERHMVMKMWKELSLLALTGISLYDTVVFMAGHTTEALNMSLISTLSPLLTALVAQFIFKEKINQRMYMGIAISTFGIVLLVTDGNMDQLLSMNFARGDLLILSTAMMSAVYNTVISKITGKLSQTTLLMACCLFGTVYIIPLYLWETGGHVVMPEFSTNLVLSLIYLSVFASILCYLFWNAAVQIIGAPKAMLFYYTLPPISAAIAWFVIDEPVSFNQIMSGLIIVAGILFALYGGAPKNRGQEEQDYGQPSQVTH; this is encoded by the coding sequence ATGAGCTGGAACACATTCAAGACGACACAGGCTGCAGGCTACCTCTTCATCATTCTCGGCATCCTCAACTGGAGCGGCAACTTCGTGGCGGCACGCGGTCTGGCCGACTCCATTGATCCGGCCACGCTCAACCTGCTTCGCTGGGTTGGGGCCACCCTGTGTTTCCTGCCGTTTGCTTTTCAAGCCCTTTGGAAAGAGCGCCACATGGTCATGAAAATGTGGAAGGAGCTCTCTCTGCTCGCCCTGACCGGCATCTCTCTCTACGACACCGTAGTCTTCATGGCCGGGCATACCACTGAGGCCCTGAACATGTCTCTGATCTCTACGCTGTCTCCGCTGCTCACCGCACTGGTGGCACAGTTTATTTTCAAGGAGAAGATCAACCAGCGCATGTACATGGGCATCGCGATCAGCACATTCGGCATCGTCCTGCTGGTCACGGACGGCAACATGGATCAGCTGCTCTCAATGAATTTTGCGCGGGGTGACCTGCTTATTCTGAGCACGGCCATGATGTCTGCCGTCTACAATACCGTGATCAGCAAAATTACGGGCAAACTCAGCCAGACCACGCTGCTCATGGCGTGTTGCCTGTTTGGGACCGTCTACATTATTCCCTTGTACCTGTGGGAAACCGGTGGGCATGTGGTCATGCCTGAGTTCTCCACCAATCTGGTGCTTTCCCTCATCTACCTTTCGGTTTTCGCCTCCATTCTCTGCTACCTCTTCTGGAATGCGGCAGTGCAGATCATCGGCGCTCCCAAGGCCATGTTGTTCTATTACACCCTGCCTCCCATCAGCGCGGCCATCGCCTGGTTTGTCATCGATGAACCGGTCAGTTTCAACCAGATTATGAGTGGTCTGATAATTGTTGCAGGGATTCTTTTTGCTCTCTATGGTGGCGCGCCCAAAAATCGTGGGCAGGAGGAACAAGACTATGGACAACCGTCTCAGGTCACTCACTGA
- a CDS encoding YitT family protein, whose protein sequence is MDNRLRSLTDSLAWNVFLLCLGAFVYVVGFNGIAAHHEFIPGALYGLAVVGNNFEPELSLAHWYFFLNVPLFLTAWKGVSRRFFFLSLFTMVMVTMMTSYVHVDFGIRNEMYAAIAAGAIMGAGCGIILRTYGGGGGLDVLAVILNRKYGVRFGVFYFFINAGVMGFALSRYTPDKIIASLVMLFISSVVTEYVLSLFNQRKAVRILTKKGDELTENITRVRKMHATVFPGKGGYTGDGVDMVFSVTDNLRLRSLEQAVFEIDPEAIFIVENTFSVLGGNIARRKEY, encoded by the coding sequence ATGGACAACCGTCTCAGGTCACTCACTGATTCTCTCGCATGGAATGTGTTTTTGCTGTGCCTCGGAGCCTTCGTCTATGTTGTAGGTTTCAATGGAATAGCAGCACACCATGAATTTATCCCCGGGGCCCTTTATGGCCTCGCGGTGGTCGGCAACAATTTCGAGCCGGAGCTTTCTCTTGCGCACTGGTACTTCTTCCTGAACGTGCCGCTCTTTCTCACGGCATGGAAGGGTGTCAGCCGCCGGTTCTTTTTTCTCAGCCTGTTCACCATGGTCATGGTCACCATGATGACCTCGTATGTGCATGTCGATTTCGGCATCAGGAATGAAATGTACGCGGCCATTGCGGCCGGTGCGATCATGGGAGCCGGATGCGGCATCATCCTGCGTACCTACGGCGGCGGCGGTGGCCTCGATGTGTTGGCCGTCATCCTGAACCGCAAGTATGGCGTGCGCTTCGGCGTCTTCTACTTTTTCATCAACGCCGGAGTCATGGGGTTTGCCCTCAGCCGGTATACGCCGGACAAGATCATCGCCTCGCTGGTCATGCTGTTCATCAGCTCCGTGGTGACGGAATACGTCCTCTCCCTGTTCAACCAGCGAAAGGCGGTCCGTATCCTCACCAAGAAGGGCGACGAACTGACAGAGAATATTACCCGCGTCCGCAAGATGCACGCCACTGTATTCCCCGGCAAGGGCGGATACACCGGCGATGGCGTGGACATGGTTTTTTCGGTCACGGACAATCTGCGCCTCCGCTCGTTGGAGCAGGCCGTTTTCGAGATTGATCCCGAGGCCATATTCATTGTCGAAAACACCTTCAGCGTGTTGGGCGGCAATATCGCCCGGCGCAAGGAATATTAA
- a CDS encoding TIGR03905 family TSCPD domain-containing protein: MEVNEINMPLFFPPEEATTPGDAEIFVPEKVCAKMIRYAVEDDKVVYLDFVGGCDGNLKAISKLVTGMAIPDVIDKLSGITCGKKTTSCADQLCEALKDL, encoded by the coding sequence ATGGAAGTTAACGAAATCAATATGCCGCTGTTTTTCCCCCCGGAAGAAGCGACCACTCCTGGCGACGCCGAAATTTTCGTGCCCGAAAAAGTATGCGCCAAAATGATCCGCTACGCCGTGGAAGATGATAAGGTCGTCTACCTCGACTTTGTGGGCGGGTGCGACGGCAACCTCAAAGCCATTTCCAAATTGGTGACCGGTATGGCCATTCCCGATGTCATCGATAAGCTCAGCGGCATCACTTGCGGAAAGAAGACCACTTCCTGCGCCGATCAACTGTGTGAGGCACTGAAGGATCTGTAG
- the modB gene encoding molybdate ABC transporter permease subunit: MNSIDTTALLVTGKLALVVTPVLLVLCLPLAYWLAMSNFRGKQYVEAACNLPMVLPPTVLGFGMLMLMSPGSPMGDAWQALTGTTLPFSFIGLVLGSLIYSLPFGVLPMRAAFEKIDRGIIEAGRCQGMTAVQTFIHIILPNAMGGITASAALIFAHTVGEFGVALMIGGSIPGETRVASIAIFEHTETLDYGAAGLLSFILMIVSYAALLFIGKQGGHTAFSRRTTARHPNPTETHEVRPCRQS; encoded by the coding sequence ATGAATAGCATCGACACCACCGCACTGCTGGTCACTGGCAAGCTCGCCCTGGTGGTGACGCCGGTCCTGCTGGTCTTGTGTCTGCCACTGGCCTATTGGCTTGCCATGAGCAACTTCCGCGGCAAGCAGTATGTGGAAGCGGCCTGCAACCTGCCCATGGTGCTGCCGCCCACGGTACTCGGTTTCGGCATGCTCATGCTCATGAGCCCCGGATCACCCATGGGCGATGCATGGCAGGCCTTGACCGGAACCACCCTGCCCTTTTCCTTTATCGGGCTGGTCCTCGGTTCCCTGATCTATTCGCTGCCCTTCGGCGTGCTGCCCATGCGGGCAGCCTTCGAGAAGATCGACCGGGGCATCATCGAGGCGGGCCGCTGTCAGGGCATGACCGCCGTCCAGACCTTCATTCATATCATCCTGCCCAACGCCATGGGCGGGATCACTGCCTCGGCTGCGCTCATCTTCGCGCACACCGTAGGCGAATTCGGTGTTGCCCTGATGATCGGTGGTTCCATCCCGGGCGAGACCCGCGTGGCATCCATCGCCATCTTCGAGCACACCGAAACATTGGATTATGGCGCAGCCGGACTGCTCTCGTTCATCCTGATGATCGTGAGCTACGCAGCCCTCCTGTTCATAGGCAAACAGGGCGGCCACACCGCATTTTCCAGACGCACCACAGCGCGTCACCCGAACCCAACTGAAACACACGAGGTGAGACCATGCAGACAATCGTAA
- the modA gene encoding molybdate ABC transporter substrate-binding protein, whose protein sequence is MMMKKILFAFCWLCFMAGPAYSADLSVACAANFTGTMKELAALYEEETGRSVQCSFGSTGMLYGQITKGAPYDLFLAADEKRPAMLFEQGLAESPSTYAKGEVVLWSKNKNLGAIPTWDEVLCCMDVKRVGIANPKTAPYGKRAAEAMATAHIYTKTEPKLAFGKSVGAAFQYAYSGAADVSFAALSQALTSKGAKGVYWPIPLADPVNQSACVLKTGRTDTANDFLQWMTTASARTIIRKYGYE, encoded by the coding sequence ATGATGATGAAAAAGATTCTGTTCGCCTTCTGCTGGCTCTGCTTCATGGCTGGCCCGGCATACTCAGCCGACCTGTCCGTGGCCTGCGCCGCCAACTTCACCGGGACCATGAAAGAACTGGCCGCCCTCTATGAAGAGGAGACCGGACGTTCAGTCCAGTGTTCCTTCGGTTCTACCGGCATGCTCTATGGTCAGATCACCAAGGGCGCACCCTATGATCTCTTTCTGGCTGCCGACGAGAAACGTCCCGCAATGCTCTTTGAACAAGGCTTGGCCGAGTCGCCGTCCACCTACGCCAAAGGCGAAGTCGTGCTGTGGAGCAAGAACAAAAACCTTGGAGCCATCCCAACATGGGACGAAGTCCTCTGCTGTATGGACGTCAAGCGGGTCGGCATCGCCAATCCCAAGACCGCGCCCTACGGCAAGCGCGCTGCCGAGGCCATGGCCACGGCGCATATCTACACCAAAACCGAACCCAAACTCGCCTTTGGCAAGAGCGTTGGCGCAGCCTTTCAGTACGCATATTCCGGCGCGGCTGACGTATCTTTCGCAGCCCTCTCGCAAGCGCTGACATCCAAGGGCGCAAAGGGCGTGTACTGGCCGATCCCTTTGGCTGATCCGGTCAATCAGTCGGCATGCGTCCTCAAGACAGGCCGAACCGATACGGCCAACGATTTTCTCCAGTGGATGACCACGGCTTCGGCCCGGACCATTATCAGGAAGTACGGCTATGAATAG
- a CDS encoding pyruvate carboxyltransferase: MLIDTTLREGAQLFGAYFTIDMRETIAAELLKIGVDEIELGWVGMDDMEEFIRRIRPMAGQTALSVWSPCREADIKVAATLGMDRVNIGVPVSDEHIENRLKTDREGLLERLASTVLTAGLLGIKYISVGLEDISRADPEFALKAALLAQDMGASRVRLSDSLGLLKPSEMEELVRTFRDRLDIPLAVHCHNDFGMATANAITALEKGAAFADVTVLGIGERSGVAATEEVAAYLTIKEESHGYQIDRIRPLCGLVASAAGVSIPRTKPIAGKDIFACESGIHAHALSKSPRLFEPYSPDAIGANRTVAVGGKSGRAAVADALEENGVEWSGQSLPGLVSAVKKLAWELERPLTSVELVELAKKH; this comes from the coding sequence ATGTTGATAGACACCACACTCAGAGAAGGGGCACAGCTCTTCGGCGCATACTTTACTATAGATATGCGCGAGACCATCGCAGCCGAGCTGCTGAAGATCGGCGTGGACGAAATTGAGCTGGGATGGGTCGGCATGGATGACATGGAAGAATTCATCCGACGGATTCGCCCCATGGCCGGACAGACCGCACTGAGTGTATGGTCTCCCTGCCGCGAGGCGGACATCAAAGTCGCTGCCACATTAGGCATGGATCGCGTGAATATTGGTGTCCCTGTCTCAGACGAGCATATTGAGAATCGGCTGAAAACCGACCGCGAAGGACTTCTTGAACGCCTGGCCAGCACCGTGCTCACAGCCGGACTTCTCGGAATCAAATACATATCCGTAGGATTGGAAGACATCTCCCGGGCCGACCCGGAGTTCGCCCTCAAAGCCGCCCTGCTCGCTCAGGACATGGGCGCATCCCGAGTCCGTCTCTCCGATTCGCTCGGCCTGCTGAAACCATCGGAAATGGAAGAATTGGTCCGGACCTTCCGCGACCGGCTCGACATCCCGCTGGCCGTCCACTGTCACAACGATTTCGGCATGGCTACGGCCAACGCCATCACTGCACTGGAAAAAGGCGCGGCCTTTGCCGACGTCACCGTACTCGGTATCGGCGAACGTTCCGGCGTCGCCGCCACCGAGGAAGTCGCCGCCTATCTCACCATAAAGGAGGAAAGCCATGGTTATCAGATTGATCGGATTCGCCCGCTCTGCGGTCTCGTCGCTTCGGCTGCCGGGGTATCGATCCCCCGCACGAAACCCATTGCCGGGAAGGACATCTTTGCCTGTGAATCAGGTATTCACGCGCATGCCCTCAGCAAGTCTCCCCGTCTCTTCGAGCCGTACTCCCCTGACGCCATCGGTGCGAACCGCACTGTCGCGGTTGGCGGCAAAAGCGGGCGCGCAGCCGTCGCCGATGCTCTTGAAGAAAATGGCGTTGAATGGTCGGGGCAAAGTCTCCCGGGGCTTGTCTCGGCGGTAAAAAAACTCGCCTGGGAACTGGAACGTCCCCTGACCTCCGTAGAACTCGTCGAACTGGCAAAGAAGCATTAA
- the nifH gene encoding nitrogenase iron protein: MRKVAIYGKGGIGKSTTTQNTVAGLAMMGRKVMVVGCDPKADSTRLLLGGLAQKSVLDTLREEGEDVELEDIRKPGFGGSWCVESGGPEPGVGCAGRGIITSINMLENLGAYEESEGLDYAFYDVLGDVVCGGFAMPIRDGKAEEIYIVCSGEMMAMYAANNICKGIMKYAESGGVRLGGLICNSRNVDNEKEMIEELAKKLGTQMIYFVPRDNDVQRAEINRKTVIEWNAEVPQADAYRGLAKAIDENEMFVIPTPLEIEELEQLLLDYGLLEAA, from the coding sequence ATGAGGAAAGTAGCTATTTACGGAAAAGGCGGCATCGGCAAGTCCACCACCACCCAGAACACCGTTGCCGGTTTGGCAATGATGGGTCGTAAGGTCATGGTCGTCGGCTGTGACCCCAAGGCAGACTCCACCCGTCTGCTGCTCGGTGGCCTTGCCCAGAAGTCCGTACTCGATACCCTTCGTGAAGAAGGCGAGGATGTGGAACTCGAAGATATCCGCAAGCCTGGTTTCGGCGGTTCCTGGTGTGTTGAGTCTGGTGGTCCTGAACCGGGTGTCGGTTGCGCCGGCCGCGGTATCATCACCTCCATCAACATGCTCGAAAACCTCGGCGCCTACGAAGAGTCCGAAGGACTGGACTACGCCTTCTACGATGTCCTTGGTGACGTTGTCTGCGGTGGCTTCGCAATGCCCATTCGTGATGGCAAGGCAGAAGAAATTTACATCGTCTGTTCCGGCGAAATGATGGCCATGTACGCAGCCAACAACATCTGTAAGGGTATCATGAAATATGCCGAATCCGGCGGCGTCCGTCTCGGCGGTCTGATTTGTAACTCCCGTAACGTCGACAACGAAAAAGAGATGATCGAAGAGCTGGCCAAAAAGCTCGGCACCCAGATGATCTACTTTGTCCCCCGTGACAACGACGTTCAGCGCGCAGAGATCAACCGTAAAACCGTCATCGAGTGGAACGCCGAAGTTCCCCAGGCAGACGCCTACCGCGGCCTCGCCAAAGCCATCGATGAAAACGAAATGTTCGTCATTCCGACTCCGCTCGAAATCGAAGAACTCGAACAGCTTCTGCTCGACTACGGTCTCCTGGAAGCAGCCTAA
- a CDS encoding P-II family nitrogen regulator codes for MMIMVRAIVRPEKADEVLAALMDNGFPAVTKYSVAGRGKQRGIKIGEVTYDEIPKTMLMCVVNAADKDFVISTIMDSARSGTKGAFGDGKIFVNDVESVYTISSGVEETAEASEEAA; via the coding sequence ATGATGATCATGGTTCGAGCAATCGTACGCCCGGAAAAAGCGGATGAAGTCCTGGCCGCACTTATGGACAACGGCTTCCCTGCAGTCACCAAGTATTCCGTGGCCGGTCGCGGTAAGCAACGCGGCATCAAAATCGGCGAAGTTACCTACGACGAAATCCCCAAGACCATGCTCATGTGCGTCGTCAACGCTGCTGACAAGGATTTCGTAATCAGCACCATTATGGATTCCGCCCGCTCCGGCACCAAGGGCGCATTCGGCGACGGTAAAATCTTCGTTAACGACGTGGAGTCCGTCTACACCATCAGCTCCGGCGTGGAAGAGACCGCCGAAGCCAGCGAGGAGGCCGCGTAA
- a CDS encoding P-II family nitrogen regulator has translation MKEVIAVVRMNMMNKTKAALTEVGVDAFFAHEAQGRGKGFVNKSVLEGAESGYEEAAEVLGEKGKLYPKRMLTAVVADDLVTDVVEAITEVNQTGKPGDGKVFVLPIGDAVRVRTAESGEKAIS, from the coding sequence ATGAAGGAAGTCATCGCAGTGGTGCGCATGAACATGATGAACAAGACCAAGGCCGCCCTGACCGAAGTCGGCGTGGATGCCTTCTTCGCCCACGAGGCGCAGGGCCGCGGTAAGGGGTTCGTCAATAAGAGCGTGCTCGAAGGCGCTGAGAGTGGCTACGAAGAAGCCGCCGAAGTGCTGGGCGAAAAGGGCAAGCTCTACCCCAAGCGCATGTTGACGGCAGTGGTAGCCGACGACCTGGTTACCGACGTGGTGGAAGCCATCACCGAAGTGAACCAGACCGGCAAGCCCGGCGACGGCAAGGTTTTCGTCCTGCCAATCGGTGATGCGGTTCGTGTCCGTACTGCCGAATCCGGCGAAAAGGCAATTTCTTAA